One Coleofasciculus chthonoplastes PCC 7420 DNA segment encodes these proteins:
- a CDS encoding ABC transporter ATP-binding protein → MSAIRFDQVHLQFPGTPQPAVNGVTCDIEAGQLVVILGPSGCGKTTVLKMVNRLYEPTSGAIYLDGVNIRKMKVTTLRQQIGYVIQQSGLFPHQTVAENIAVVPKLLKWSRSKYQSRIDELLTLVELPPQVYRNRYPAQLSGGQQQRVGVARALAGDPKLMLMDEPFGAIDAITRQSLQDEILRIQRQLHKTILFVSHDVEEALRLGDKIMILQKGEIVQFDTPLNILTHPANDFVRELMGADDMLRQLSLQGVETAMQPVSPDYQYQDNRAIAPHENLRQALSLLLQTGTQRLPVMDKGKIIGVLTLETIQQAAKMGQF, encoded by the coding sequence GTGAGTGCTATTCGTTTTGATCAAGTTCATCTCCAATTTCCCGGGACGCCCCAACCGGCGGTAAATGGTGTAACCTGCGACATTGAAGCGGGTCAACTGGTCGTCATTTTAGGTCCATCGGGATGTGGTAAAACCACCGTTCTCAAGATGGTCAATCGATTGTATGAACCCACATCCGGCGCGATTTATCTGGATGGGGTTAATATCCGCAAAATGAAAGTCACGACGCTGCGTCAGCAAATTGGCTACGTGATTCAACAGTCTGGCTTATTTCCTCATCAGACGGTGGCGGAAAATATTGCCGTTGTTCCCAAGCTTCTGAAATGGTCACGCTCAAAATACCAGTCTCGCATTGATGAGTTATTGACGCTGGTCGAACTACCCCCTCAAGTTTACCGGAATCGTTACCCGGCACAGCTATCCGGAGGACAGCAACAGCGTGTTGGCGTGGCGCGGGCGTTGGCTGGTGATCCGAAGTTAATGTTAATGGATGAACCTTTTGGTGCCATTGACGCGATTACCCGCCAATCTTTGCAAGACGAAATCTTACGAATTCAGCGTCAATTGCATAAAACGATTCTGTTTGTCTCCCATGATGTGGAGGAAGCGCTGCGTCTGGGGGACAAGATTATGATTTTGCAAAAGGGTGAAATTGTCCAATTTGATACGCCGTTAAATATTTTGACGCACCCGGCTAATGATTTTGTCCGGGAGTTAATGGGTGCCGATGATATGTTGCGTCAGTTAAGTTTACAGGGCGTGGAGACGGCAATGCAGCCAGTTTCTCCAGATTATCAGTATCAGGATAATCGTGCGATCGCGCCTCACGAGAATTTGCGTCAAGCTCTATCCCTCCTCTTACAGACAGGAACTCAGAGATTACCTGTCATGGATAAAGGAAAAATTATTGGTGTATTAACCCTAGAGACAATTCAACAAGCCGCCAAGATGGGTCAATTTTGA